From the Nostoc sp. PCC 7107 genome, the window TGGGGGAACAACCCCTTGGGGTACAGTACTGAGTGCAGAAGAAAACTTTCAAGCCCAAGTACCGGAACCAGTGTATGCCGATGGTACCGCTTTTGACCCTAGCACACTACCGTTTGCGTTGGGTGATGAGGAATTATTCGGTCAAGGTAATGTATTTGGTTTAGCGGGGAATAAATATGGTTGGATTGTGGAAATTGACCCAGCTAACCCCCAAGATTACGGTACGAAACATACTTGGTTAGGACGTTATCGCCATGAAGCTGTGGGTGTGCGAGTAGAAGCCGGGAAACCATTAGCTTTTTATTCAGGGTGCGATCGCCGCGGCGGACACATATATAAGTTTGTCAGTCGTGATCAAGTAACTAATCCCCAAGACAAGACTAATTCTCAGTTATTACAACAGGGAATGCTGTACGCCGCCAAATTCAACGCTGATGGTACAGGTAGCTGGATAGCCCTCAAAGCAGAGACTCCTATTAATCCAGATGTTCCCAGTAGTATTGCTGGCAATATTATTTTGTTGCCACTAGGCGCTAAAGCAGAAAAATCTGACTTGAAGGCAGGTTATTTACCAGTTACCCAAGATGAAGCGATCGCCCAATACAAACAAAATTATCAAAAACTCGCAGACCTTTACACTGGTAACGCCAAAGAACAGCAAGGCGCAATTTTAATTGATGCACACTACGCCGCCAATGCAGCTGGCGCTACCTGCACAGCGCGTCCAGAAGATACGGAAATTGCACCTAATGGAGATTTATACATCAGTTTTACTTCTGGTGCGCCTGACAAACAAGGTGGTTCGGATATCCGAGTGTTTAAAAGTCCCAAAGGTGAAGCAGGTTATGAATATGGCTGGGTGATGCGTTTAACCGAAGATAACAACGACCCCACCGCTATGACTTTTCGTTGGCAAATGTTAGCCACAGGTGGAGAACCAGCCGCAGGCGGTATGGGTTTTGCAAATCCAGATAATTTATTACTAGATCCTCAAGGTAACGTCTGGATGGTAACGGACATTTCCACCACCAAACTCAATCATGCGGTTAATAACCGTAACGCTGAACCAGGAAAATCTATCAGCTTGTCTGGTTTGTTTGGCAATAACTCTATGTGGTTTATCCCTACAAGTGGCGCAGATGTGGGTAAAGCTTTTTTGTTTGCAATGGGGCCGATGGAATGTGAAACGACAGGCCCTTGTTTCACAACAGATCAGACAACTATGTTCTTATCTATACAACACCCAGGAGAAACA encodes:
- a CDS encoding PhoX family phosphatase, which translates into the protein MTIQRRDFLLLMGGSASALALSNLTGCGQNTTTQKSTPSVRESVFSFQPIKGPIPLETAGFNPEQQQVQYSSYEVVDDLVLPEGFEYQVIAAWGDQVGDSRFGYNNDYLSFIPTGENAGYLAVNFEYISAIPWMETYQQVIGKSLPFADVKVALASTNSAKNAINAYALPDNDPVKTKIAEICQAALLDQGLGVISLRKTANGQWERTNSPADRRISGISGLTDNRYLKATGPAVAVFRKQTGQGYIDKFGDRIIGTFANCAGGTTPWGTVLSAEENFQAQVPEPVYADGTAFDPSTLPFALGDEELFGQGNVFGLAGNKYGWIVEIDPANPQDYGTKHTWLGRYRHEAVGVRVEAGKPLAFYSGCDRRGGHIYKFVSRDQVTNPQDKTNSQLLQQGMLYAAKFNADGTGSWIALKAETPINPDVPSSIAGNIILLPLGAKAEKSDLKAGYLPVTQDEAIAQYKQNYQKLADLYTGNAKEQQGAILIDAHYAANAAGATCTARPEDTEIAPNGDLYISFTSGAPDKQGGSDIRVFKSPKGEAGYEYGWVMRLTEDNNDPTAMTFRWQMLATGGEPAAGGMGFANPDNLLLDPQGNVWMVTDISTTKLNHAVNNRNAEPGKSISLSGLFGNNSMWFIPTSGADVGKAFLFAMGPMECETTGPCFTTDQTTMFLSIQHPGETNGTRKNQARETRQFVVTTTTGKEFFQTRQVPIGSNWPDKTPNAPPKPAVIAITKPSISANKQYQKIQLAT